In Fluviispira sanaruensis, a genomic segment contains:
- a CDS encoding LysR family transcriptional regulator, whose product MQELQDIYRLQAFVTVVQEGSLSSAVNKLHITQPALSARLKLLEEGLGCPLLERTARGVRPTSMGKLVYGIAVDILKRMGQLQTTVRNHLELREGFVHLGGGATAVAGVFPDAISAYRKKYPQIQFTLHEKDSATVIESLHDGSVDVGLITRNPFISQNEDPLVGLKVHAEIIDSLEVIAAPEHPLVQMSQMLEKQGKALLPIHINRQPMILFETGSAIYDIIEMEFRKLGIRHRTVMTLRSAQSMIKMVEKNIGLSIVSAHSLRNEKGIHILKIQGLKMERSILICSVLDRELTPAASEFVNVLKRIYN is encoded by the coding sequence GTGCAAGAGTTACAAGATATTTACCGTTTGCAAGCCTTCGTTACAGTGGTTCAAGAAGGCTCCCTTTCTTCCGCAGTGAATAAACTTCACATCACTCAGCCAGCTCTATCGGCAAGACTCAAACTTTTAGAAGAAGGTTTAGGATGTCCTCTATTAGAAAGAACAGCACGGGGTGTGCGACCAACTTCTATGGGAAAACTTGTCTATGGAATTGCGGTCGATATTTTAAAAAGAATGGGCCAGTTACAAACGACAGTACGTAATCATCTCGAATTACGTGAAGGTTTTGTCCACTTGGGTGGAGGAGCTACTGCAGTTGCTGGAGTCTTTCCAGATGCAATCTCTGCATATAGAAAAAAGTATCCGCAAATTCAATTCACTTTGCACGAAAAAGACTCAGCAACTGTCATAGAATCTTTACATGATGGCTCTGTCGACGTTGGGCTTATCACACGGAATCCATTTATTTCGCAAAATGAAGATCCGCTCGTTGGCTTAAAAGTGCATGCAGAAATAATCGATTCTTTAGAAGTCATTGCCGCACCAGAGCACCCATTGGTGCAAATGTCTCAAATGCTTGAAAAGCAGGGAAAAGCTTTGTTACCTATACATATCAATCGGCAACCTATGATTTTATTTGAAACAGGCAGCGCTATTTATGATATTATTGAAATGGAATTTAGAAAATTAGGCATTCGGCATCGGACTGTTATGACATTAAGATCTGCACAAAGCATGATTAAAATGGTTGAGAAAAATATCGGTTTAAGTATTGTGAGTGCACATTCATTAAGAAATGAAAAAGGCATTCATATTTTAAAAATCCAAGGATTAAAAATGGAACGTTCCATTCTTATTTGCTCTGTCTTAGATCGTGAATTAACTCCTGCGGCTTCAGAGTTTGTAAATGTTCTTAAGCGTATATATAATTAA
- a CDS encoding 3'-5' exonuclease — MSSPFHNSLFHFLLSRKENLISSHVAIMGGVSGSRFAFEDKLFDLPLVIFDFETTGLDTRTAKIIEIGAIKYLGRKEVARFSELIDPKENVSEEITRITGIDNSMLVGKPSIQEILPKFHDFLRGCVGFAHNAEFDVGMLHHESYRLGISCDYTIFCSLKMARSLVKIERRNLDALAAHYGLTFESRHRSIGDILVTAGVLWRMIDENPELQTIADFSSYREPMLG; from the coding sequence ATGAGTTCTCCTTTTCACAATAGTCTTTTTCACTTTTTACTTTCCCGTAAAGAAAATTTAATTTCATCACATGTTGCAATTATGGGTGGTGTCAGTGGATCTCGTTTTGCTTTTGAAGATAAACTTTTTGATCTACCCCTTGTGATTTTTGACTTTGAAACGACAGGGCTTGATACACGTACAGCAAAGATTATAGAAATTGGTGCTATCAAATACTTAGGACGCAAAGAAGTGGCACGCTTTTCTGAATTGATCGATCCCAAAGAAAATGTTTCGGAAGAAATTACCCGCATCACTGGAATTGACAACAGTATGTTAGTTGGCAAACCTTCAATTCAGGAAATTCTCCCTAAATTCCATGATTTTTTAAGAGGTTGTGTGGGTTTTGCCCACAATGCTGAGTTTGATGTAGGTATGTTGCATCATGAATCATATCGTCTTGGAATTTCTTGTGATTATACAATTTTTTGTTCATTAAAAATGGCTCGCTCACTGGTAAAAATAGAGAGACGTAACTTGGATGCACTTGCAGCCCATTATGGTTTGACATTTGAATCGCGTCACCGTTCTATTGGCGATATTTTAGTTACAGCAGGTGTGCTTTGGCGTATGATAGACGAGAACCCTGAGTTACAGACAATTGCAGATTTTTCGTCCTATCGAGAACCAATGTTAGGATAG